The Oncorhynchus kisutch isolate 150728-3 linkage group LG14, Okis_V2, whole genome shotgun sequence genomic sequence AATAACAATAAGCATGTGTCTTTGGACACCCTATCATTATTTTGCAATATGTCAGTCAGTATTATGCTGCCAAAAATGTGATAATAGAAAAATATGATTGTTTATTTCATATTCAGCTATGAATATCTATGGAACTTTGTATTGCATAGCATTGTAGCATTATATAATTGTTGTATAATGGTTGCAGCACTGAAACATGTAGCACTTTCTTTCTTTACATTACAGGAAAACAATCCATCCCTAATCTTAATTTCATGTTTTAATTACAGGTTACGAAAGTCTGGAGGACAACTATGTCCAGGACAGTAAGATGGGGTTCGTCATCAACGCTATCTACGCCATGGCTCAGGGTCTGCATGACATGCACAGCCACCTCTGTCCCGGCCATGTGGGACTGTGTGAGGCCATGGACCCCATCGATGGAAGCCAGCTGTTGGAGTTCCTCCTGAGGACCTCCTTCACTGGGGTGTCTGGAGAAGACGTGTGgtttgatgagaatggggacacGCCTGGCAGGTAGGTGTAGCCCAGGTGATTTGGAGTCACATTCTCGTGATGAAATAGCACTGCCGTAAGACAAAAAACCAGGGTGCCCCCGGCTTAAGATGGGAGTTCCTCTTGATCTAATGGTTAAGAAGTTGGTGCCATGAGCGAGATGACGGCGCTAGAACTCGACCAGTACAGCAACTCTTTGTATTCAACACAAATCCCCTGACTGTGAGAATACCGTTGCAGATGATTAGAAAGATGTTCCCAGAAGCTCATTATGGATCAATCATACTGAAACATATCAAATACATGTATGTACTTGTCAACTTTGAAAGAAAAGAAGCGCcttcatatatatatttatcccaAAGTCATTTTAGGGAGATAAAACAACATCTCATGGCACAATAGGGACTgtgaaatgacacacacacacacacacacacacacacacacacacacacacacacacacacacacacacacacacacacacacacacacacacacacacacacacacacacacactctaacacacactctacacatttATTCTTCTTTaattgtattgtttgtatatcgttGACCTTGAGGTTTGTGTGACTGCCCTTGTCTATCTGTGTTTTGTTACATGTCATGTTATATGTtctttgtgtggaccccaggaagaacaGCTGCTGCTTTGGAAAAAGCTGATGGGAATCCGAATAAACCAATAAACCAAAGTCCCCTGACCATTAACATGATTTAATCTGTTGCATTCCCTTTCACAACGAAAATAAGTCTATGTAGACTTGAATCAAATGCAAGTTTCAGATTTCATATGTGCTAAGCTATTTCATATGTGCTAAGCTTTGTCAACAACGATCTTCATCAAATCAACTTTTCCTCCCCTGTTAGGTATGAAATAATGAACCTCCAGTATGTGGAGCCTGGTGCATTCGACTACATCAACGTGGGTTCGTGGCACGAGGGTCAGCTCAGCATCGATGACTACATGATGCAGATAAACCGCAGTGACATGGTCCGCTCCGTCTGCAGTGTGCCCTGCTCCAAGGGAGAGATCAAGGTGCGGGTCAatagcacacgcacgcacgcgcacgcacgcacgcacacacacacacgctgatgcTACTGAACCGTATTATTCATTTATCCATTGACTTTCATTAACACTAGGACGCCAACTGGCATTTGATTTTGTAATTCAAATCAATCTGCCTTTGTGAAAGCTTGTGTTAGCCCAACTAACACATCAGCAATCTGCAATAACCTTTCAGTTTGCAGATCTGTAAGGTGTAAGAAATATGGTTGACACTCCACCACTACCTTGATTATACTTATACAGGCCCTGCAAATGAAGGGCCATTGGGAAGGGGTAGGGACTAGGGAGTGAACTGGGAGGGACTAGGGAGTGAAGTGGGAGGGACTAGGGAGTGAACTGGTGGGGACTAGGGAGTGAACTGGGAGTGGCTGTATGAGTTAATGGAGTAAGTAGAGGGGCTACACTAACAGTGTTATCTCATCCTGTCTGTAGGTGTTTTTAATGATCTAATACATACAATCActcaatgtgtttgatggataCAGGTGATCAGGAAGGGAGAGGTGAGCTGTTGCTGGATCTGTACGCCCTGTAAAGACAACGAGATCGTCCAGGATGAGTTCACCTGCAGGACCTGCGAGCTGGGCTGGTGGCCGGACCCCGAACTGGAAGGTACAGCCATTCCCTCTTCCATATCTACAGAATTGTGACTAAATGGGAAAAACGAAAGGGTACAGAACAGTGCCATCATGCTGTTGTTTTTATTAGGAGGGTATGCTGTTTGGTTTCAGCTTTTCTTGTCTTTGTAGAGGTGCCTTCAGCAACATATACCCAGCTAAGGAGGGCCAAAATACACCTGGTTACAGTACATCAGAGGATTCTATGACATATATTATCTTCTACCATTGTATTTATCTTGTGTATTATTACCTGAAATTATAGTAGGCCTACAGCGTATTGGCTATTTGCAGTATTTAGATGGAGTTCCTTGCTCACGGGTTTCGCTCTGCCTTTCTGTTCAGCTGTATAATAGCATAATATTTTCGAGATCAGAGCAGATATCTTATTCACAGGGGAAGCTCCATTCCCCCAGGGGTATTACGCCCTTATTTTGACGTTCAGTTCCCTAAAACCTTCACAGGACAACACTTCATTTCAGCACAACAGAGTTTATTCATCCATAATGGTTAGTAGCAGCACTATATCACCCACCTGTCCTATAGTGCTGTCCTATTTTCAAAGGTGTCCCCATGGCGCCAGAGCACCATTAATCATGTTCAACGTGTTGCAGGTAGCCCTACTTCTctcttgctgctgctgctgacccGTTCTGCTTTCAAACGGCTTTCAAGCCCTTCAGACGAGCTCCTTTAAATTTATTCACATTTCTTACTTTTACGCCATAGACATTAGACATGAAACGACAACACTATCCCCAAAAATAATTGTCAACAACTTTGTGAAAAGAAATGTTTTGTTTAGATAGCAATTATTTGAACTATCATAACACAAACTACTTAATGACCTTATGTGATTATTTTGTGTTTGCAGTTTGATGTCGATATAAAATTGGTAAAATGTTTGGCATCAGTTAGGTTTGTCTGTGAACGGATACCGTTGTGATGTTGGATGCTTGGACTGGTGATACGTTGCAGTGATTTAATGAGTCCTGCTACAGTCCTGTCCTTTCCCCTTCCCTCCCATGGTTATGCTCTGTACTCCAgcctgtctcttcctcccctccccatggCTAGCTGTGCTGTGCACTAGCCCTCCCTAAGTAGAGAAAAGGGGTTTATTTATAGTTGAGCTGAAAACCTACTTTAATTCTTGGTGTGTTTTCAGACTGGAGACAGCGGTCACACAGGCTTTCTGGTGGTTGATTTGGTGAAAGTAAAATTCTATAGGCTACCCATGTTTAATTAATATTATTCTGGGCAGTATTCTGGGCAACATGGGCAGCATTCATTCTGGGCAACATGGGCAGCATTCATTCGGGGCAACATGGGCAGCACTCATTCTGTTCAACATGGGCAGCATTCATTCTGGGTCAACATGGGCAGCATTCATTCTGGGCAACATGGGCAGCATTCATTCTGGGCAACATGGGCAGCATTCATTCTGGGAAACATGGGCAGCATTCATTCAGGGCAACTGGGCAGCATTCATTCTGGGCAACATGGGCAGTATTCATTCTGGGCAGCATTCATTCTGGGCAGCTGGGCAGCATTCTAATTTCGACCCACTATTGGTTTCTCACCTTTGTGATTTTGGGTCATTttcctaatattgaattattAAGAAGTGTCAGGTAAGACATACTATGAAAGATATTGGACTAGGACCTAGGttaaatcaaccaatcaacccATCAACGAATCAACCCATTAGCCTATTACATTAGAGCCTTTTTCCTTTGTTTCTAGTGAAACATCTTCAGCGCAAGGTCTCACACATTTTCTCTTTATCTGTGTCTTCTCCCCAGGTTGTGAGCCCATCACCTTGCGGTACCTGGAGTGGGGGAACCCGGAGTCCATCGTCCAGGTGGTGTTTGCCTGCCTGGGCATCCTAGTCACCTCCTTCGTCACTTTCATCTTCGTCCTGTTCCGAGACACGCCCGTGGTCAAGTCCTCCAGCCGTGAGCTCTGCTACATCATCCTGGCCGGCATCTTCCTGGGCTACATCTGCCCCTTTACCCTGATCGCCCGGCCCACCGTGGTCTCCTGCTATCTGCAGCGCCTCCTAGTGGGCCTCTCGGCCGCCATGTGCTACTCAGCGTTAGTCACCAAGACCAACCGCATCGCACGTATCCTGGCAGGCAGCAAGAAGAAGATCTGTACCAGGAAGCCGCGTTTTATGAGCGCCTGGGCCCAGGTGATTATATAGACTTATTCCTTAGTCTCTTTTTTTGTATTAATCTGTTTGGTTTTGATTTTGGATGCGTTCGAAATGACACCACATTCCAtaaacagtgcactacttttgaccaaggccttCTCAGGGCTCTAGGGCATGCTCAGGGCTCTAGGGCATGCTCAGGGCTCTAGGGCCTTCTCAGGGCTCTGGTGAATTCTCATGGCTCTAGGGCATGCTCAGGGCTCTAGGGCCTTCTCAGGGCTCTAGGGCCTTCTCAGGGCTCTAGGGCCTTCTCAGGGCTCTAGGACATGCTCAGGGCTCTAGGGCCTTCTCAGGGCTCTGGTGAATTCTCATGGCTATAGGGCCTTCTCAGGGCTCTAGGACATGCTCAGGGCTCTAGGGCCTTCTCAGGGCTCTAGGGCATGCTCAGGGCTCTAGGTCATGCTCAGGGCTCTAGGGCCTTCTCAGGGCTCTGGTGCATGCTCAGGGCTCTAGGGCCTTCTCAGGGCACTAGGGCATGCTCTGGGCTCTAGGGCCTTCTCAGGGCTCTAGGGCCTTCTCAGGGCTCTAGTGCATGCTCAGGGCTCTAGGGCATGCTCAGGGCTCTAGGGCCTtctcagggctctggtcaaaagtagagtaCTACAAGGAATATAATGTTATTTCAGACGCATCATTTTTTTTGTCTGTGATCTTGAAAAACAGCATATAAAACCTGTCTTCTTCTTATTTTGTATAATCAGCTGGTGATCGCTGGCCTCCTAGTCAGTGTCCAGCTTACCCTGGAGGTTACTCTGATCATCCTGGAGCCGCCCATGCCCGTCAAGTCCTACCCCAGCATCAGGGAGGTGTACCTCATCTGCAACACCAGTACACTGGGCATGGTGGCGCCCCTGGGCTACAACGGCCTGCTCATCCTGAGCTGCACCTACTACGCCTTCAAGACGCGCAACGTCCCGGCCAACTTCAACGAGGCCAAGTACATCGCCTTCACCATGTACACCACCTGTATCATCTGGCTGGCGTTTGTCCCCATCTACTTCGGCTCCAACTATAAGATCATCACCACGTCGTTCTCCGTGAGCCTGAGCGTCACCGTGGCGTTGGGCTGTATGTTCTCGCCCAAGATGTACATCATCCTCGCCAAGCCGGAGCGTAACGTGCGCAGCGCTTTCACCACCTCGGATGCCGTGCGCATGCACGTGGGCGACGGCACTTGCCGGAGCAACAGCCTGCTCAACATGTTCAAACGGAAGAAGAACTCTGAGAAGTAGGTTGATGTAATCCTGGGTCCGTATTCACAAAGAGTAtcagagtaggagtgttgatttaggatcagtttagccttttagatcataatgaataggaTTACACGGACAggtgggacctgatcctagatcagaattcgtactctgagacgctttgagAGTACAGACCTTTCTCCTGAGGTACCACTGGGATGCTGATTTTGTCTTACAGTAATTAACTCTCAGATTCTttgtcccacatggcaccctataccctatgtaGGTTAgttctctacttttgaccaggccccaaaGGTATTTCACTATgtaaggaatatggtgccatttgggacacagagagagTATATTATGCCAGATCCAGGTCAAATGTTCAATTAAAAAACACCTTAACATTAAATCTGTTGCTGAATATAATGAAAACCAGCATACCCATGAGTACTATCAGGATACACTGTACCACAGCATTATGATTTATAGTACATTGGAAATACATGAATCTGAATAGATAAATAAAGATATACAGTCCTCAGTAAGGTAT encodes the following:
- the LOC109903232 gene encoding metabotropic glutamate receptor 1 isoform X3; this translates as MWNMIYLNAIRFLYFLILVYDAFVSPSNIFERSVVSKAAGSRSVARMDGDIIIGALFSVHHQPSTEQVAERKCGEVREQYGIQRVEAMFHTLDRINSDPNLLPNITLGCEIRDSCWHSSVALEQSIEFIRDSLISIRDDDNKDGTSRQWCIDGTPASQPPTTKKPIAGVIGPGSSSVAIQVQNLLQLFNIPQIAYSATSIDLSDKTLFKYFLRVVPSDTLQARAILDIVKRYNWTYVSAVHTEGNYGESGMEAFKDLASQEGLCIAHSDKIYSNAGEKHFDRLLRKLRERLPKARVVVCFCEGMTVRGLLMAMRRLGVAGEFLLIGSDGWADRDEVVEGYEQEAVGGITVKLQSEEVTSFDDYFLKLRLHTNTRNPWFPEFWQYRFQCRIPGHPLENMNYMKNCSDDLELQDGYESLEDNYVQDSKMGFVINAIYAMAQGLHDMHSHLCPGHVGLCEAMDPIDGSQLLEFLLRTSFTGVSGEDVWFDENGDTPGRYEIMNLQYVEPGAFDYINVGSWHEGQLSIDDYMMQINRSDMVRSVCSVPCSKGEIKVIRKGEVSCCWICTPCKDNEIVQDEFTCRTCELGWWPDPELEGCEPITLRYLEWGNPESIVQVVFACLGILVTSFVTFIFVLFRDTPVVKSSSRELCYIILAGIFLGYICPFTLIARPTVVSCYLQRLLVGLSAAMCYSALVTKTNRIARILAGSKKKICTRKPRFMSAWAQLVIAGLLVSVQLTLEVTLIILEPPMPVKSYPSIREVYLICNTSTLGMVAPLGYNGLLILSCTYYAFKTRNVPANFNEAKYIAFTMYTTCIIWLAFVPIYFGSNYKIITTSFSVSLSVTVALGCMFSPKMYIILAKPERNVRSAFTTSDAVRMHVGDGTCRSNSLLNMFKRKKNSEKCKTSSSKRGAQLAQTVCAREETGSRMLQSDGCHQTLN